The Bradyrhizobium sp. WBAH42 genome includes a window with the following:
- a CDS encoding outer membrane protein encodes MKRIVIGMAAAMSLFATGALAADLAAKPYVKAPIVDPVWSWTGFYVGVNGGYSWGRSRTDVTYFNTPTGIPIAPPAGSITSGAFDMNGGIAGGQAGYNWQNANWVYGIEGDLQWSGEKGSAGFSCVGTAVAPVAGPCLPGLTFLPPGGLAGTTLTVDQKLQWFGTVRGRVGILATPKVLFYGTGGLAFGEIKTTGTMTSFSGIAPFGAPITSVGSNSTTRVGWTAGVGVEGKITRNWSAKLEYLYMDLGRFSSGPFTLSPALPISANVSSRFTDHILRAGINYQFDGPVVAKY; translated from the coding sequence ATGAAGCGGATAGTGATTGGAATGGCGGCCGCGATGTCGCTGTTTGCGACCGGCGCGCTGGCCGCCGATCTCGCGGCAAAGCCCTATGTCAAGGCGCCGATCGTCGATCCGGTCTGGAGCTGGACGGGCTTCTATGTCGGCGTCAACGGCGGCTACAGCTGGGGACGTTCTCGCACCGACGTCACCTATTTTAACACGCCGACTGGCATACCGATCGCGCCTCCGGCCGGCTCCATCACCAGTGGGGCGTTCGACATGAACGGCGGTATCGCGGGCGGCCAAGCCGGCTACAATTGGCAAAATGCAAACTGGGTCTATGGCATCGAGGGCGACCTCCAGTGGTCGGGCGAGAAGGGCAGCGCCGGCTTCAGCTGCGTCGGTACTGCCGTCGCGCCGGTCGCCGGACCCTGTCTTCCCGGTCTGACGTTCTTGCCGCCCGGCGGTCTGGCTGGCACGACCCTGACGGTCGACCAGAAGCTCCAGTGGTTCGGCACGGTTCGGGGCCGCGTTGGCATCCTGGCGACTCCGAAGGTGCTGTTCTACGGCACCGGCGGTCTGGCCTTCGGCGAAATCAAGACCACAGGCACGATGACCAGCTTCAGCGGCATTGCGCCCTTTGGCGCTCCGATTACGTCGGTCGGCTCCAACTCGACCACGCGCGTGGGCTGGACTGCCGGCGTGGGCGTCGAGGGCAAGATCACCCGGAACTGGAGTGCCAAGCTCGAATATCTCTACATGGATCTCGGGCGCTTCTCGTCCGGCCCGTTCACGCTGTCGCCCGCCTTGCCGATCAGCGCCAATGTCTCGTCGCGCTTCACCGACCACATCCTGCGCGCCGGCATCAACTACCAGTTCGACGGCCCGGTCGTCGCCAAGTACTAA